In one window of Amblyomma americanum isolate KBUSLIRL-KWMA chromosome 9, ASM5285725v1, whole genome shotgun sequence DNA:
- the LOC144103557 gene encoding uncharacterized protein LOC144103557: MAEDIHSTLGSGRQVSRTSLLRSKEVQSAGGFIGCACGVSLVAATAALVWLTGNWAAKRDNASHAETPFCCPNEAARLFAVIDSSQEPCTDFFAYVCKNAIEHDFVRHDVASDMVWDVTTSIIKGTQNYSSKAAEALHALYTTCIEEIWQYERRSRDAVASMLEIANVTERMSGADLLRLVLGAKQRYHITAIFDITATGIQLTFIRRIKQTIRYKAFCDASCYAIMEALVHLFDRDL; the protein is encoded by the exons ATGGCAGAAGACATCCATTCGACCCTTGGCAGCGGCCGCCAGGTTTCTCGAACTTCTCTCTTGCGAAGCAAGGAGGTACAGTCGGCAGGCGGCTTCATTGGCTGCGCCTGCGGGGTGTCCTTGGTCGCGGCCACCGCAGCTCTGGTCTGGCTGACCGGTAACTGGGCTGCCAAGCGGGACAACGCGAGCCACGCAGAGACACCGTTCTGCTGCCCAAACGAGGCAGCCAGGCTCTTTGCCGTCATCGACAGTAGCCAGGAACCCTGCACAGATTTCTTCGCGTACGTCTGCAAGAACGCCATCGAGCACGATTTCGTCCGTCACGACGTGGCCAGCGACATGGTG tgGGATGTCACCACCAGCATTATCAAGGGCACCCAGAACTACAGCAGTAAAGCTGCGGAGGCACTCCACGCCCTTTACACAACGTGCATCGAGGAGATATGGCAGTACGAGAGGCGCAGCAGagatgccgtggctagcatgcTGGAAATCGCCAACGTCACAGAGCGAATGAGTGGCGCCGACCTGCTGCGCTTGGTGCTTGGGGCCAAACAGCGATATCACATCACGGCTATTTTTGACATAACGGCAACAGGTATTCAGCTCACGTTCATCAGAAGAATCAAGCAGACCATTCGCTATAAAGCGTTTTGCGACGCTTCCTGCTATGCCATCA TGGAGGCGCTCGTCCATCTCTTTGACCGAGATTTGTGA